ATTATCAGCATCGAAACAATAAATAAGTCATTACATCCAGTCTGCTGCCTCTTTTCAAACTATGCACagcgtctgtgtttgtgtaaccaAGGGCAACGTACCGTATCACATGTTCATACAACAACTCATTCAGTGTACTTAAAGTTTTAAATATATGATGAGATTCTGTTGCAACATGTAAACAAAAGGGAGGAATTAGGCTCTGATGGATAATAGTTCCATGGCTggtatttaaacagaaatatatatCTGCATTAAGTGCATTTCATTGGAAACAATCCGCAGTAGACATCATTTCGTCAACATCTAATAAGAGAATTGACCTTATAAAGAGAACGTTTTCATGTCGCAGTTGTCATTTCCAGCTTTAATTCAAATTTAAATTAAGAGCAGAGATTTCTCAGCAAGGCTCCACATAGTGGTGATGCACAACATTGTCTACTTATCGTTTCAGTTCAAAATACAATAACTAGGGCAAGAGCGTGTGTGATGCTGATGGGGAGGAGACGATATGAACTGCCCGTCGTTAAATCCAAGTCCTTACTGTACATTAAAACTATGTTACGATATCCACATATCCACACCAGTGCATTTTCAACTTGTTGGTCTCGGACGTCCGAGGATTTGGGAGTCGTAGCAGGAGAGCTTGGATGGTCCACGAGGGGCGAACGGAGCCTGCCATCGCCGAGGCGCCCTCACCACAGGTGGGTTTCTCGGATCTCTGCGATCACCTGGCTGGCTTTCTGCAACGCCTGCACAGGAACGAACAGCAACAAAAGCAGCTCTCCGTTACTGCTGTACCCTCTGGATGAAACACAGATCTGGGAGGGACTGAAAGATATTTGCTGGATTTACGCTAAAAGCGATGCCCCACAAAGAGCACAGGCTAAAGCTTTAGCGAGCGCGAGCGCACGATGGACGCAGGATCACTCGCCGGGCCGCTTACCTTGAGCATGTCAGCGGCCTCGGTGCGCCTCTGAGCCATGTCCTCGGACTCCGTCAGCAGGTCGTCCAGCAGGCCCGCCTTGTACAACTGACCCACCAGCTCGCTCTGCAGGCAGTCCTTCACGTGGTTCACCAGGAAGTGCATCACTGCCTTCGGTACACTGGGGCCAAACAACGACAGAGGGTGAAAAGACAGTAGAGCTCATGAGAGCCTCAGAAATGTTAGTGTGGtggggagaaaaagaacaataaatcaaatcaagGTCACCTGTCCTGGATGTTTTTCCGTACAATAAGGAAGTAGGACTTGATGAGCCGCTCGATGACCTCGCAGTCCCTCTGCTCTCGAGCGGACAACCTTCTGGACACTGGCACAGGCTGAACAATGATGAAGAAAGCATTATTTTGATTACGAAAAGGATTACTAAACGGGATTTCAGTTTCTTCAATGCATTAAGTTGTAACAAGGATGTTGAGAACATTCGTTTTATGCGTTTGCCTACAACAGAAATTTCCCCTAAAGCCTGTGTATATCATTTATATCTCGCACATGATTCATTACATGAAGCCGTCTCTTAAAACTACAATACAGAAAGTGCACATGCTCCATCTTCCAAAGCTGTTGATGTGCACAAAAGCGGATTGCCCACCACGTCCAGCAGGTTAACAGCGTGGCCCCTTTGGGGGCTGGCAGGCTGTGGGTGCTGGAGCACGGCTCGGTCCCCAGCGGTGCCGTCCTCTCCCCTTTTCAACATGCCTCTCCAGGTCCCCGTCCCGCCGTCCGTCTGCTCGCCGCCGCTTTGAGGGCCCCCTGCTGCGGCCTACGGGGAGGAGAGAGCAGGTGTGATACATCACGAATACGCAAGTatcattttaacacacacacacacacaaaatgaatgcAATAAACAACTTTCAAAACAGTTTCTCGTAGCAGCATGCGACAGTCCTTCTTTGATTTCACTGCAAAGAAGTTATTCAAGAGTATTGTTCATTCTTCGAACTTAAAAAGATGAATGATAGAACTTTGGATGATATGAAGCTTTATACAAGAGATATTACACTACGATTTCCTCAGCAGTAGCagaaaactttatttaaaaaggtgGATTTATTCCTGATAAGACTTTGGGGATTTCTACCTTCCAAGtacttaatgtttttttctatatCACCCACTTGTACAAAGACTAACTGATGGTTTCTTAATTCCAAGTTAAAACAGCACATGCCAAATGACTATATTACTAGATCTTTATAAATCAATATCATATTAGTTGCGAGCAATCAGCATGCAGCAAACTGGGATAGATACACATAGTTAAAGAGtataggtcaaaggtcattctGATcaagtttataaaaaaaaaaaaaggtacaaacgGCCCCTCAAATCCCACTGCGTTATCATCAGGACACTAACGTCCCAAACGGGATCCAGGTACGGggcaaagaaagaaataagGACGACAGTGAGGGGGTGGAGCGGGGCAAGTAAATGTGGGCAGGCAGTAAGCGAACGGGTCACACCTTGGTGGCCTCGGCCTCAAGGGCAAGAAGctcagtgggagagagagactgaccACCTGGGCCTTTAAGGGACTAGAGAAAGACAACATAGTGAGGGAAACAGCTACAGGCAGCAAGAAGGAAAGTCATTGTTTCTTCAGCGAACCTGGAGGGAATCTGTACGTGCAATAGTCGTGGGGCAATCTGTTAAAGCAAATGGCAAGAAGCCAGAACAAGGAGGTGAGCCATGAGGACTGAATGTACCTTGTCTCTGGGGACAGCCGAGGGCAGGTCTCTCATTCGGTTGCGTCTCTGCTCCTATGAAAGGTTGAAAAGTACTCTGTTAAATcgctaaaaaacagaaaacatttaaaataaggatgtgttgttgtttttttattactaaaaaaaaaaaaaaaaaaaaaattgttccttTAGTggtgcgttaaaaaaaaaagaaaaaaagaattctcaTTGAGAGCGGGCAGAGTAAATTAAAACTATTGCATTAAGCTGCAACAGCGAATACAAAAACGTTGACCAGAGACGCTTTAAGGATTAAACACATGATTAAATCGATGCGCGGCGTGAAGGTAGCAGTCTTACCTCTATGTTATTGTTCATGAGGCCACAGGCATCAGCAAAGTCAGGGTGCTTGGTGTTGATGTAGGCCAACTCAATGGCGACCAGGTTGTGAACCTGTAAGAGATGGACTAATCAGCACACGGCGGCCCGGAAACTTCCCTTAAAGTGCATTTCAGCGTGAGCAGGTACTGACCATTTCATTGGTGACTGGCAGTCTCTTTCTAAGTAAGGAGGTGACCACTTCTACGATGGCATCGTGGAGCTTTGGAAACCTCAGTAACTCCTGCAGAGATGAACAACGCTCGGAAGTAGCATCTCTTTTCATATCAAATAGCCCCCCAGAACAGTGAGGTGGTTTGTCCAGACTAGAAACACGGGATTCTACTTTCGTGGGCTTCGGTTCTGAATGTGTACGTCTGTTTTCTCACCTGTGTGCTGTAGTTGCTGCAGTGCTGGATGATCCTCTGCATCTCCTCGTGAACCAGCTCCACGCAGCGCAGACTGGGCTCCTCCAGCCGCTTCACCTGCCGCTTCACCAGCAACTCAAAGGAAACCTCGGGCACGAATAAAGCCGGCCTCGGGCCCTGTGACACACAGAGAGCCTGTAAGTCTTCGGAAAACACAGAGCGCAAATTTAACACAGGAAGTCGACCCCCACCGTCGCATTTCGGATCGCCGTGAGCACGTCGATGGTCGTCAGGCCACCCAGGGGGTCGACCGACTCCAGCGTGCGACCAAACGTTTCATGGAATATATAGCAGATCCTCGCTCCCCCACATCTGAAAACAGGAGACAGAAGCCCAAGTTCACCCTGAGGACTCAGGAAAGCATGGACGCTAGCGCCCCCCAGTGGTGCACGGAAGGAGAGTTATGAAACGCACAGCTCGGTGGTCTCGATGTACTTGGCCGTGCCCTCTATGGTGTGGCAGTACTCTGCGGCAAACTTGGTGATGAGCTGCAGCAGCGTGGAGCTCTTGTCATCGACAGGTTCGCCGTAACTGTTGAGTAACGACTGGTACTGAGCGGCCAGCACGTTGATCCTCGTCTTCAGCTCAGGGAGACAGTCTCTGATGTGGTGCATGAGTAACCtttgaggagaagaaaagaaaaagattagTTTACGTTGTGATTTGGAAATGAAGACTGAGATGAAGTGCCACTTTGCCGGAGAGGGTGGAACGTGCACGGTTGAAAACCCAGATGAATTCCAGCTCCGTACCTGTTCAAAGTTCTGGCCAGATATTTGGTTCCATTTCGGTTTGCAAGTGAAGGGTACTTCTTCTGTAGGAAACCATATTCATCGCGGATGGCATCAGACACCATCTTCTTTTGATTGATATCCAACTGACTCCTGAGAAAATGTTAGGAAAACATTTGACTAGAAAGTATATTTAAGAGAGTTAAGCAGACTAAATGGGAAATAAAGACATTGTATAGAgtgatgttttttaaatcataattaACAGAGTTTGTTGGTAGTCCCTCCTTACTGAAGTAACTAACCAGTTTACCTGTTAACGACTCCAATAATACCCAGTTTGACAGGAATGACTCTGCCCATCAACACGTCCATGGCATCGGTGCCAGCATCCATCAGATCCAGCTTGGTCACCACCGCTAGTGTCCTCCGGCCTGAAGACAAAGACATTATAAACGCCACCGAGGCAGGAAATGCAAAACAGCACATGACATCCAAAGTATGTTTCCGGATAGCTTCCtattttacaatctgtacagcATACAAAATACTCCATCCTGACACTCTTGATTGTGA
The DNA window shown above is from Gasterosteus aculeatus chromosome X, fGasAcu3.hap1.1, whole genome shotgun sequence and carries:
- the dnm1l gene encoding dynamin-1-like protein isoform X2, with the protein product MEALIPVINKLQDVFNTVGADIIQLPQIVVVGTQSSGKSSVLESLVGKDLLPRGTGIVTRRPLILQLVHIDSEDCKKTSEENGINGDEWGKFLHTKSKTYTDFEEIRQEIDAETERISGNNKGVSDEPIHLKIFSPHVVNLTLVDLPGLTKVPVGDQPKDIELQIKELIYKYISNPNSIILAVTAANTDMATSEALKVAREADPDGRRTLAVVTKLDLMDAGTDAMDVLMGRVIPVKLGIIGVVNRSQLDINQKKMVSDAIRDEYGFLQKKYPSLANRNGTKYLARTLNRLLMHHIRDCLPELKTRINVLAAQYQSLLNSYGEPVDDKSSTLLQLITKFAAEYCHTIEGTAKYIETTELCGGARICYIFHETFGRTLESVDPLGGLTTIDVLTAIRNATGPRPALFVPEVSFELLVKRQVKRLEEPSLRCVELVHEEMQRIIQHCSNYSTQELLRFPKLHDAIVEVVTSLLRKRLPVTNEMVHNLVAIELAYINTKHPDFADACGLMNNNIEEQRRNRMRDLPSAVPRDKSLKGPGGQSLSPTELLALEAEATKAAAGGPQSGGEQTDGGTGTWRGMLKRGEDGTAGDRAVLQHPQPASPQRGHAVNLLDVPVPVSRRLSAREQRDCEVIERLIKSYFLIVRKNIQDSVPKAVMHFLVNHVKDCLQSELVGQLYKAGLLDDLLTESEDMAQRRTEAADMLKALQKASQVIAEIRETHLW
- the dnm1l gene encoding dynamin-1-like protein isoform X1, whose product is MEALIPVINKLQDVFNTVGADIIQLPQIVVVGTQSSGKSSVLESLVGKDLLPRGTGIVTRRPLILQLVHIDSEDCKKTSEENESKTKGRLSRGINGDEWGKFLHTKSKTYTDFEEIRQEIDAETERISGNNKGVSDEPIHLKIFSPHVVNLTLVDLPGLTKVPVGDQPKDIELQIKELIYKYISNPNSIILAVTAANTDMATSEALKVAREADPDGRRTLAVVTKLDLMDAGTDAMDVLMGRVIPVKLGIIGVVNRSQLDINQKKMVSDAIRDEYGFLQKKYPSLANRNGTKYLARTLNRLLMHHIRDCLPELKTRINVLAAQYQSLLNSYGEPVDDKSSTLLQLITKFAAEYCHTIEGTAKYIETTELCGGARICYIFHETFGRTLESVDPLGGLTTIDVLTAIRNATGPRPALFVPEVSFELLVKRQVKRLEEPSLRCVELVHEEMQRIIQHCSNYSTQELLRFPKLHDAIVEVVTSLLRKRLPVTNEMVHNLVAIELAYINTKHPDFADACGLMNNNIEEQRRNRMRDLPSAVPRDKSLKGPGGQSLSPTELLALEAEATKAAAGGPQSGGEQTDGGTGTWRGMLKRGEDGTAGDRAVLQHPQPASPQRGHAVNLLDVPVPVSRRLSAREQRDCEVIERLIKSYFLIVRKNIQDSVPKAVMHFLVNHVKDCLQSELVGQLYKAGLLDDLLTESEDMAQRRTEAADMLKALQKASQVIAEIRETHLW
- the dnm1l gene encoding dynamin-1-like protein isoform X3 encodes the protein MEALIPVINKLQDVFNTVGADIIQLPQIVVVGTQSSGKSSVLESLVGKDLLPRGTGIVTRRPLILQLVHIDSEDCKKTSEENESKTKGRLSRGINGDEWGKFLHTKSKTYTDFEEIRQEIDAETERISGNNKGVSDEPIHLKIFSPHVVNLTLVDLPGLTKVPVGDQPKDIELQIKELIYKYISNPNSIILAVTAANTDMATSEALKVAREADPDGRRTLAVVTKLDLMDAGTDAMDVLMGRVIPVKLGIIGVVNRSQLDINQKKMVSDAIRDEYGFLQKKYPSLANRNGTKYLARTLNRLLMHHIRDCLPELKTRINVLAAQYQSLLNSYGEPVDDKSSTLLQLITKFAAEYCHTIEGTAKYIETTELCGGARICYIFHETFGRTLESVDPLGGLTTIDVLTAIRNATGPRPALFVPEVSFELLVKRQVKRLEEPSLRCVELVHEEMQRIIQHCSNYSTQELLRFPKLHDAIVEVVTSLLRKRLPVTNEMVHNLVAIELAYINTKHPDFADACGLMNNNIEEQRRNRMRDLPSAVPRDKAAAGGPQSGGEQTDGGTGTWRGMLKRGEDGTAGDRAVLQHPQPASPQRGHAVNLLDVPVPVSRRLSAREQRDCEVIERLIKSYFLIVRKNIQDSVPKAVMHFLVNHVKDCLQSELVGQLYKAGLLDDLLTESEDMAQRRTEAADMLKALQKASQVIAEIRETHLW
- the dnm1l gene encoding dynamin-1-like protein isoform X4; the protein is MEALIPVINKLQDVFNTVGADIIQLPQIVVVGTQSSGKSSVLESLVGKDLLPRGTGIVTRRPLILQLVHIDSEDCKKTSEENGINGDEWGKFLHTKSKTYTDFEEIRQEIDAETERISGNNKGVSDEPIHLKIFSPHVVNLTLVDLPGLTKVPVGDQPKDIELQIKELIYKYISNPNSIILAVTAANTDMATSEALKVAREADPDGRRTLAVVTKLDLMDAGTDAMDVLMGRVIPVKLGIIGVVNRSQLDINQKKMVSDAIRDEYGFLQKKYPSLANRNGTKYLARTLNRLLMHHIRDCLPELKTRINVLAAQYQSLLNSYGEPVDDKSSTLLQLITKFAAEYCHTIEGTAKYIETTELCGGARICYIFHETFGRTLESVDPLGGLTTIDVLTAIRNATGPRPALFVPEVSFELLVKRQVKRLEEPSLRCVELVHEEMQRIIQHCSNYSTQELLRFPKLHDAIVEVVTSLLRKRLPVTNEMVHNLVAIELAYINTKHPDFADACGLMNNNIEEQRRNRMRDLPSAVPRDKAAAGGPQSGGEQTDGGTGTWRGMLKRGEDGTAGDRAVLQHPQPASPQRGHAVNLLDVPVPVSRRLSAREQRDCEVIERLIKSYFLIVRKNIQDSVPKAVMHFLVNHVKDCLQSELVGQLYKAGLLDDLLTESEDMAQRRTEAADMLKALQKASQVIAEIRETHLW